One part of the Rutidosis leptorrhynchoides isolate AG116_Rl617_1_P2 chromosome 1, CSIRO_AGI_Rlap_v1, whole genome shotgun sequence genome encodes these proteins:
- the LOC139875570 gene encoding uncharacterized protein — MDSEKEDSFSWKLCESGVFTTKKLTKHIMSKVYPSRNISLATMRNNFVPKKVEVFVWRAKRERLSVLCELDKRGIDLHSILCPLCDGDIESVRQSLFSCTNVREIWKKVRDWWGFDSVGLSFDNLLCGFVPLSYSELGSNLWLAVEWICVYLIWKNRNQKVFKKTSWTIPNALS, encoded by the coding sequence ATGGACTCAGAAAAGGAGGACTCATTCTCTTGGAAGCTATGCGAGTCAGGGGTATTCACTACAAAAAAGTTAACAAAGCATATTATGTCAAAAGTATATCCTTCAAGAAATATATCTTTAGCGACCATGAGAAATAACTTTGTTCCAAAAAAAGTTGAAGTTTTTGTATGGAGAGCAAAGCGAGAACGATTGTCCGTTTTATGTGAACTCGACAAACGGGGAATTGATCTTCATTCCATTCTTTGCCCTCTTTGTGATGGTGATATTGAATCGGTAAGACAATCACTTTTTTCGTGTACAAATGTTCGAGAGATTTGGAAAAAGGTCCGAGATTGGTGGGGTTTTGATTCGGTTGGTCTATCTTTTGATAATCTTCTTTGTGGTTTTGTCCCCTTAAGTTACTCGGAATTGGGTAGCAATTTATGGCTAGCGGTTGAGTGGATTTGCGTCTatcttatttggaaaaataggaatCAAAAAGTTTTCAAGAAGACTTCATGGACCATTCCAAATGCGCTTAGTTAG